One segment of Methylotenera versatilis 79 DNA contains the following:
- a CDS encoding type II secretion system F family protein: MATFNYKAIDQTGKHAQGQIDALNEVDLELRLERMGLDLITFRACTKSSSAFAKNKVSNRDLVMFCFQLEQLTSAGVPILEGLNDLRESTQSPYFQKVLGAIAGEVEGGKMLSQALAEHPEVFNEVFVNLVGAGEQTGQLPAVFDNLSNTLKWQDELLGQTKRLLAYPLFVLVVVLAAVTFLMVYLVPEMVKFLHSLGQELPLNTRILIFISNAFVQYWWLIITVPLVVAVGAVSYVKQSAEARYRFDYLKLKLPITGEILHKIIMARFARYFALMYQTGIPILQAIKTCEKIVGNRVIADALSRAHAQINAGDSMSESFHNAGLFPPLVVRMIKVGESTGALDKSLLNISYFYDRDVNELMQKMLKLLEPALTVILGLILAFIMVSVLGPVYDSFSKMKL, from the coding sequence GTGGCAACGTTTAATTACAAAGCAATTGATCAAACTGGCAAGCATGCGCAGGGCCAAATTGATGCCTTGAACGAAGTGGATTTAGAGCTGCGTTTGGAGCGCATGGGGCTAGATTTAATCACGTTTAGAGCCTGTACCAAATCAAGTAGTGCTTTTGCAAAAAACAAAGTCAGTAATCGCGATTTAGTCATGTTTTGCTTTCAGCTGGAACAGTTAACCAGCGCGGGTGTGCCAATATTAGAAGGCTTGAACGATTTGCGCGAAAGTACGCAAAGCCCTTATTTTCAAAAAGTATTAGGCGCAATTGCTGGCGAAGTGGAAGGCGGAAAAATGCTTTCACAAGCGCTGGCTGAGCACCCCGAAGTATTTAATGAAGTATTTGTGAATTTGGTGGGTGCGGGCGAGCAAACTGGTCAGTTACCTGCAGTGTTTGATAATTTATCTAATACGCTCAAATGGCAGGATGAGTTATTAGGCCAAACCAAGCGCTTGTTGGCTTACCCCTTATTTGTGCTAGTGGTTGTGCTGGCGGCAGTGACTTTTTTAATGGTGTATTTAGTGCCAGAAATGGTCAAATTTTTACATAGCCTAGGCCAAGAGCTGCCATTGAATACGCGCATTTTAATTTTTATTTCGAATGCATTTGTACAATATTGGTGGCTAATTATAACTGTGCCGCTAGTGGTGGCTGTGGGGGCAGTTTCTTACGTTAAACAAAGTGCAGAGGCGCGCTATCGCTTTGATTATCTTAAACTTAAGTTACCAATTACGGGCGAAATTTTGCACAAAATCATCATGGCGCGTTTTGCGCGTTATTTTGCATTGATGTATCAAACGGGAATTCCTATTTTGCAAGCGATTAAAACTTGTGAAAAAATTGTCGGCAACCGCGTGATTGCCGATGCTTTAAGCCGAGCGCATGCGCAAATCAATGCGGGTGATAGCATGTCTGAAAGCTTTCATAATGCGGGTTTATTTCCACCTTTGGTGGTGCGTATGATTAAAGTGGGTGAAAGTACAGGCGCGTTGGATAAATCGTTGCTGAATATCAGTTATTTTTACGACAGAGATGTAAATGAGTTAATGCAGAAAATGCTTAAGTTATTAGAACCAGCTTTGACGGTGATTTTAGGCTTGATTCTAGCGTTTATTATGGTCTCAGTGCTAGGCCCTGTTTATGATTCTTTCAGTAAAATGAAGCTGTAA
- a CDS encoding GspE/PulE family protein, producing the protein MTEQRRKLRLGELMMQQGLISQDQLRIALIEQEQNNIPLGRQLVRLGFVSESMVRDLVAHTIGQESIDLSTVVADNDALRMVPEDFSRRYHLLPVAYEDITKTMIVAMADMFNVVALDQLRAMLGGQIQLKPVMAAEAQLEEHIDQFYGYELSVDGILREIETGEIDYQSLTADGDEYTQPVVRLVGALLMDAVKRAASDIHFEPEYAFLRIRYRIDGVLQQVRSIHKSYWPGIAVRLKVISGMDIAETRSPQDGRLNMNLCGRPIDFRVSTHPTIHGENIVLRVLDREKSIIPLERMGLRTNTLAQLKLMMTRPEGILVVTGPTGSGKTTTLYSLLSHLNDETVNIMTLEDPVEYPVTMMRQTSVAEVNKVDFANGIRSIMRQDPDIILVGEIRDQDTATMAFRAAMTGHQVFSTLHTNSALGAFPRLTDIGISPDIMAGNIIGVVAQRLVRVLCPQCKEPVKPTDEQRKILGVKRNEAIQIYKHKGCKRCNQTGYRGRMAILELLRIDADMDALIARRAHLDELRKVALEKGFTTLADDGVRRILEGYTSIDEVMRVIDLTSRLTH; encoded by the coding sequence ATGACAGAACAGCGTCGTAAATTACGCTTGGGCGAGCTGATGATGCAGCAGGGCTTGATTAGTCAAGATCAGCTGCGCATTGCTTTGATTGAGCAAGAGCAAAATAATATTCCGCTAGGCCGTCAATTAGTGCGCTTGGGCTTTGTGTCGGAAAGCATGGTGCGCGATTTAGTTGCGCATACGATTGGCCAAGAAAGTATCGATTTAAGCACTGTCGTTGCTGATAATGATGCGCTAAGAATGGTGCCAGAGGATTTTTCAAGGCGCTATCATTTATTGCCGGTTGCCTATGAAGACATCACCAAAACCATGATTGTGGCGATGGCCGATATGTTTAACGTGGTGGCGCTAGACCAGTTACGCGCCATGTTGGGTGGACAGATTCAGCTTAAACCTGTGATGGCGGCTGAGGCGCAATTAGAAGAACATATTGATCAATTTTATGGATATGAGCTTTCAGTTGATGGAATTCTGCGCGAGATTGAAACGGGCGAAATTGACTATCAAAGCTTAACTGCTGATGGTGATGAATACACACAGCCAGTTGTACGATTAGTGGGCGCGTTACTGATGGATGCGGTAAAGCGCGCTGCATCGGATATTCACTTTGAGCCAGAGTATGCTTTTTTGCGTATCAGATACCGTATTGACGGCGTGTTGCAGCAGGTGCGAAGTATTCACAAAAGCTATTGGCCTGGCATTGCAGTACGCTTAAAAGTGATTTCGGGAATGGACATTGCCGAAACGCGTTCGCCACAAGATGGTCGTTTGAACATGAATCTATGTGGACGTCCAATTGATTTCAGGGTGTCTACGCATCCGACTATTCATGGCGAAAATATCGTCTTGCGCGTGCTGGACCGTGAAAAATCGATTATTCCGCTGGAGCGCATGGGTTTACGCACGAATACTTTAGCGCAATTAAAATTAATGATGACGCGCCCAGAAGGTATTTTAGTGGTCACAGGCCCAACTGGTAGCGGCAAAACCACCACGCTATATTCGCTACTTTCACATCTTAATGATGAAACCGTGAATATTATGACGTTGGAAGATCCGGTTGAATATCCAGTCACGATGATGCGCCAGACATCAGTGGCAGAGGTGAATAAAGTGGATTTTGCCAACGGTATTCGTTCCATCATGCGGCAAGATCCTGACATTATTCTAGTCGGAGAGATTCGTGATCAAGATACTGCCACCATGGCTTTCCGCGCCGCGATGACAGGCCATCAAGTATTCAGTACTTTGCACACCAATTCTGCACTAGGCGCTTTCCCACGCTTAACCGATATTGGTATTTCGCCTGACATTATGGCGGGTAATATTATTGGCGTGGTGGCGCAAAGGTTGGTGCGCGTACTTTGTCCGCAGTGCAAAGAACCTGTTAAGCCAACCGATGAGCAGCGTAAAATTTTGGGCGTAAAACGTAACGAAGCGATTCAAATTTACAAACATAAAGGTTGTAAGCGCTGCAACCAAACTGGCTATCGTGGCCGAATGGCGATTCTAGAATTATTGCGTATTGATGCGGATATGGATGCGCTCATCGCACGGCGTGCGCATTTAGATGAACTGCGTAAAGTAGCGCTAGAAAAAGGCTTTACCACCTTGGCAGATGACGGCGTGCGCCGTATTTTAGAAGGTTATACCAGTATTGATGAAGTGATGCGCGTGATTGATTTAACCTCGCGGCTAACGCACTAG
- a CDS encoding tetratricopeptide repeat protein gives MELSPIANKSVADKKLDSAVDRGNTQNNPDIFSTTSPFRLQEPAANNKASAADIHANTSKASAKSAANVFAAKRIESNNQNTILALIAGVSLCVLLAVAAYFYLFLDRAPDFSPSLSTVKPVATLPENTVQTIASQAEPNAQITPDQPVVEATLERQSAPQAIEPTITQANEVAMQAEKPLKNTPKSAAFREESLTENEVVLNQMLVEKTPGNRLAQVNRNEPRTIGFENIASKSASIQVSKTKPQMGVNPILMDAFNAYNAGNDDVASKLYRQVLQRDVRNVDALLGLGAIAQRQGRIADANGWYAKVLEVEPRNALATSAILDSQSPTNLANQGDAANNESRIKNMLAKQPDDANLHATLGNFYADLNQWAAAQQAYFDAFRLNASADNAFNLAVSLDQLGKPKLALPYYQRALQLAQSGSSNIDKNVLEARIAAIQ, from the coding sequence ATGGAGTTATCACCTATTGCTAATAAAAGCGTAGCTGATAAAAAATTAGACAGCGCAGTTGACCGCGGCAACACACAAAATAATCCAGATATTTTTTCCACTACCAGTCCATTTCGGTTGCAAGAGCCGGCCGCAAACAACAAGGCTTCCGCAGCCGATATTCACGCTAATACTAGTAAAGCCTCAGCAAAAAGTGCCGCTAATGTATTTGCAGCAAAGCGCATCGAATCTAATAATCAAAATACAATATTGGCATTAATCGCTGGTGTTAGCTTGTGTGTATTACTAGCGGTTGCCGCGTATTTTTATTTATTTTTAGATCGCGCGCCAGATTTCTCACCAAGTTTATCAACAGTTAAGCCTGTGGCGACATTGCCAGAAAATACAGTCCAAACAATAGCTTCACAGGCAGAGCCTAATGCACAAATAACACCAGATCAGCCCGTTGTAGAAGCGACACTTGAAAGACAATCTGCCCCGCAAGCGATTGAGCCGACAATTACACAAGCCAATGAAGTCGCAATGCAAGCAGAGAAGCCGCTTAAAAATACGCCAAAATCAGCAGCATTTAGAGAAGAAAGTTTGACTGAAAATGAGGTGGTACTTAACCAAATGTTGGTTGAAAAAACACCTGGCAATAGATTAGCTCAGGTTAATCGCAACGAGCCAAGAACAATTGGGTTTGAAAATATCGCTTCGAAAAGTGCTTCTATTCAAGTGTCTAAAACTAAACCGCAAATGGGTGTTAACCCTATTTTGATGGATGCTTTTAATGCTTATAACGCAGGCAATGATGATGTAGCCAGTAAGCTTTATCGGCAAGTGCTGCAGCGTGATGTGCGTAATGTGGATGCTTTGCTTGGTTTAGGTGCGATTGCGCAAAGACAAGGCCGCATCGCGGATGCGAACGGCTGGTATGCAAAAGTGTTGGAAGTAGAGCCTAGAAATGCGTTGGCAACGTCTGCCATTTTAGATAGTCAGTCGCCAACTAATTTAGCAAATCAGGGTGATGCAGCAAATAATGAAAGCCGTATTAAAAATATGCTGGCAAAACAACCAGATGATGCGAATTTACACGCGACATTAGGTAATTTCTATGCAGATTTAAATCAATGGGCAGCGGCACAGCAAGCGTATTTTGATGCTTTTCGCTTAAATGCCAGTGCGGATAATGCATTTAATTTGGCGGTCAGTTTAGATCAATTAGGTAAGCCAAAGTTGGCGTTACCCTATTATCAGCGCGCGTTACAGCTGGCACAATCGGGCAGCTCGAATATTGATAAAAACGTGCTAGAAGCACGTATTGCGGCGATTCAATAA
- the mshL gene encoding pilus (MSHA type) biogenesis protein MshL, with product MLSQNNKFKRLKFGFLSAIYFIVAGCAHESVVPPSKGHIDGGLTPQNPNQNSTNIAPIPKTIRNNPQLPIPKQTTKAQTYSVVVNEVPVKEILFALARESNLNIDIHPSIQGRATLNAVDQTLPAILERLAKQVDLTYRMDGNVLYIAPDQPVLRIYKVDYVNINRDTKGFIGAAAEISSTGQAASTGANGSTTITNTSGNGAKNSSSTSVDSISKNHLWESLIQNLKELLAETDKEVIVSRFGSVPESSVQNTNANTSGNSATSAATSLAEAARAATEERNQQRSEYKTLFAANVIANPETGVISVRATNKQHEKVQEFIDRVIGSAKKQVLIEATIVEVRLNDSYQAGIDWSRFGNRGTSSDGFTFQQSLGPEVNPGSIGGAGIAIGYINQMSSLGNLAASVTLLKQFGDTKVLSSPKLMVLNNQTAVLKVVDNIVYFTIQAQISQSASGVSGTNLQSFTTTPNTVPVGVVMSVTPQISDSSIVNINVRPTISRTIGPGKQDPNPQLVYQSGDNNQRTQIVSLIPEIQVREMESMLQVHSGSTAVLGGLMQDEIQRNTDGVPGLMDVPGVGNIFKGRDNLNRKTELVIFLRPTVITNASLESDELQSYKQYLPAQQLLNVLEQAN from the coding sequence GTGCTTAGTCAAAACAACAAATTTAAACGATTGAAATTTGGCTTTTTATCAGCCATTTATTTCATTGTGGCTGGTTGCGCGCATGAGTCTGTAGTGCCGCCATCTAAAGGCCATATTGACGGCGGTTTAACGCCACAAAACCCCAATCAAAATTCGACAAATATAGCGCCAATCCCTAAAACCATTCGCAATAATCCACAATTACCCATACCAAAACAAACAACCAAAGCACAAACTTATAGCGTGGTTGTGAATGAAGTGCCGGTAAAGGAAATTCTGTTTGCATTAGCGCGTGAAAGTAATCTGAATATTGATATTCATCCGTCTATTCAAGGCCGCGCAACGCTAAATGCAGTGGATCAAACATTGCCTGCCATTTTAGAACGCTTGGCAAAACAGGTGGATTTGACTTACAGAATGGATGGCAACGTACTTTATATTGCGCCTGACCAGCCTGTTTTGCGCATTTATAAAGTGGATTACGTGAATATTAATCGTGATACCAAGGGTTTTATTGGGGCCGCGGCTGAAATTTCTAGCACGGGCCAAGCTGCTAGCACAGGTGCAAATGGTTCAACAACAATAACAAATACAAGTGGAAATGGCGCAAAAAATAGCTCAAGTACTTCTGTAGATAGCATTTCTAAAAATCATTTGTGGGAATCGTTAATACAAAACTTAAAAGAATTACTGGCAGAAACCGATAAGGAAGTGATCGTGTCACGTTTTGGCAGTGTGCCAGAATCCAGTGTGCAAAATACAAACGCAAATACTAGCGGCAACTCAGCAACTTCTGCGGCAACCTCTTTGGCAGAAGCGGCAAGGGCTGCAACTGAAGAGCGTAATCAGCAACGTTCGGAATATAAAACCTTATTTGCAGCTAATGTGATTGCTAACCCGGAAACAGGCGTGATTAGTGTTCGGGCCACCAATAAACAGCACGAAAAAGTACAAGAGTTTATCGATAGGGTAATTGGTAGCGCAAAAAAACAAGTCTTAATTGAAGCCACAATTGTTGAAGTGCGTTTAAACGATAGCTACCAAGCTGGAATTGATTGGAGCCGCTTTGGAAATCGTGGAACGAGTAGTGATGGATTTACTTTCCAACAATCATTAGGGCCAGAAGTTAATCCAGGCTCAATTGGTGGAGCGGGTATTGCGATTGGATATATCAATCAAATGAGCTCTCTTGGTAATCTGGCTGCATCTGTGACTTTGCTTAAGCAGTTTGGAGATACCAAGGTTTTATCAAGCCCTAAATTAATGGTATTAAATAACCAGACGGCTGTATTAAAAGTAGTAGACAACATCGTTTATTTTACGATACAAGCACAAATTTCACAGTCTGCCAGTGGGGTGTCAGGTACCAACCTTCAATCATTCACCACAACGCCAAATACTGTACCGGTTGGTGTTGTCATGAGTGTTACACCACAAATCAGTGACTCTAGTATTGTTAATATAAATGTAAGACCGACCATATCAAGAACTATTGGTCCAGGAAAGCAGGACCCTAATCCACAATTGGTATATCAGTCGGGGGATAACAATCAAAGAACTCAAATAGTCAGCTTAATTCCGGAAATTCAGGTGCGTGAAATGGAGTCAATGTTACAAGTTCATAGCGGTAGCACCGCAGTGTTAGGTGGCTTGATGCAAGATGAGATACAACGTAATACGGATGGCGTACCTGGCCTAATGGATGTCCCTGGTGTAGGTAATATTTTTAAAGGCCGCGATAATTTGAATCGCAAAACTGAATTAGTGATTTTTCTGCGTCCGACCGTGATTACCAATGCCAGCTTAGAAAGTGATGAGCTACAAAGCTACAAACAATATCTGCCTGCACAGCAATTACTAAATGTGCTGGAACAAGCGAATTGA
- a CDS encoding AAA family ATPase, whose amino-acid sequence MYYAHFGLKEPPFKITPNTEVFYTGGKRGAVLDALIYAIINGEGIVKVVGEVGSGKTMLCRMLQTMLPEKIESIYLANPSVAPEDILHAIAFELQLKLPKNADRLKVMQVLQSHLLARHAAGKQVVIFVEEAQGMPIATLEEIRLLSNLETNHDKLLQIVLFGQPELDENLNQTQIRQLRERITHSFNLAPLDQKEIGEYLIFRLRAAGYFGPHLFTKSAVSAIASSAQGLVRRVNILADKALLSAFADNLYQVTPKQVRAAIKDSEFGLEQSKLTAKKSQILMWAGLLIVGLALGYLTSYLLQKPLVVAVKASDTVNSPKLTQDLSAKSAAKDVAVANTVSPVAAAPASVSNTVSEDILSRRLSATSNWLESQPPATVSIQLMGANSDAQLTADLMNLSQKIELDNIYVFRTKVSNQPFLTVLYGSFANRLEATQALKKLPVEIQKNRPQLRTIAGVRQEIQQTP is encoded by the coding sequence ATGTACTACGCGCATTTTGGTTTAAAAGAACCGCCATTTAAAATCACACCCAATACCGAAGTTTTTTACACTGGAGGTAAGCGCGGTGCGGTTTTAGACGCGTTGATTTATGCGATTATTAATGGCGAAGGCATCGTTAAAGTGGTGGGCGAAGTCGGTAGCGGAAAAACTATGTTATGCCGTATGTTGCAAACCATGTTGCCAGAAAAAATCGAGAGCATTTATCTGGCGAACCCCAGTGTGGCGCCAGAAGATATCTTGCATGCTATCGCGTTTGAGTTGCAACTCAAGCTGCCCAAAAACGCAGATCGCTTAAAAGTGATGCAAGTGTTGCAGAGTCATTTATTGGCGCGCCATGCGGCGGGTAAACAAGTAGTGATTTTTGTGGAAGAAGCGCAAGGTATGCCGATAGCGACTTTAGAAGAAATCAGACTGCTTTCAAATCTAGAGACCAATCATGATAAATTGCTGCAAATTGTATTGTTTGGTCAGCCAGAGTTAGACGAAAACTTGAATCAAACACAAATTCGACAATTGCGTGAACGCATTACACATAGCTTTAATTTGGCACCGTTAGACCAGAAAGAAATTGGCGAATATCTTATATTCAGATTGCGCGCAGCGGGTTATTTTGGCCCACATTTATTCACAAAATCGGCGGTGAGTGCCATTGCTTCTTCTGCGCAAGGTTTGGTTAGACGTGTGAATATTCTGGCCGATAAAGCATTGCTGTCTGCTTTTGCAGATAATTTGTACCAAGTAACGCCAAAGCAAGTGCGTGCGGCGATTAAAGACAGTGAGTTCGGTTTAGAGCAATCAAAGTTAACCGCAAAAAAATCACAAATTTTGATGTGGGCTGGCTTGCTAATAGTCGGATTGGCATTGGGATACTTAACCAGTTATTTATTGCAAAAACCGCTTGTAGTGGCTGTTAAGGCTTCAGATACTGTTAACTCACCAAAGTTAACGCAAGATTTAAGCGCAAAATCCGCTGCAAAAGATGTTGCCGTTGCTAATACCGTTAGCCCAGTTGCTGCAGCGCCTGCAAGTGTTTCAAACACAGTATCAGAAGATATTCTAAGTCGGCGTTTAAGCGCCACTTCAAATTGGCTTGAAAGTCAGCCGCCCGCAACCGTGAGCATTCAATTGATGGGCGCGAATAGTGATGCACAATTAACGGCAGATTTAATGAATTTAAGTCAAAAAATTGAGTTGGACAATATTTATGTATTTCGCACCAAAGTCAGCAACCAGCCATTTTTAACGGTGTTGTATGGCAGTTTTGCTAATCGACTCGAGGCCACGCAGGCATTAAAAAAATTACCGGTGGAAATACAAAAGAATCGCCCACAATTACGCACAATTGCTGGCGTGCGGCAAGAAATACAACAAACGCCATAA
- a CDS encoding sigma-54-dependent transcriptional regulator, translated as MAELRPVLMIIDDDPLITDTLHFVLSKHFEVCVADSRAQAKSLLRQLDEPPALALVDLGLPPSQHKPDEGFKMIGELLAHSPSMKIHVLSGQSDDVNVKHALALGALDFIPKPCDVDKLKELLLNSLKVQSVELTEQAQTQQAEDKNGGMIGESLPMQTLITQIRQFADSPFPVLIEGESGSGKERVASNFHRFSKRAKQPYLSINCAAISPMLAESILFGHAKGAFTGAANANTGYFEDVNEGTLFLDEIGELPLEMQAKLLRVLENGEYTRVGETQVRKSKARVVAATNRDLRAEVRAGNFRSDLYHRLSVFAVKVPPLRDLAEDSLILLQHFNDFYARETGQQSFKLDAKAQSRWLTYHFPGNVRELRNIIIRLIAKYAGQTVNEVQLSAELDLSRQNEIDGVPTISNSGDLSGYALQHLQNEANVNLDQVLKSWEKAYVEAAMKITHGNLSQAAKMLGINRTTLYSRIQLQEEK; from the coding sequence ATGGCTGAGCTTCGTCCTGTGCTCATGATTATCGACGATGATCCCCTCATTACCGATACCCTCCACTTTGTATTAAGTAAACACTTTGAAGTATGCGTGGCAGATTCGCGTGCGCAGGCTAAAAGCTTGCTTCGTCAACTCGACGAACCGCCTGCTTTGGCGCTGGTCGATTTAGGCTTGCCGCCTTCACAACATAAGCCAGACGAAGGCTTTAAGATGATTGGTGAACTGCTTGCGCATTCACCCAGCATGAAAATTCATGTGCTTTCTGGTCAAAGTGATGATGTGAATGTAAAACACGCACTTGCTTTAGGCGCACTGGATTTTATTCCTAAACCTTGTGACGTTGATAAGCTGAAAGAGCTGCTTTTAAATTCATTAAAAGTACAAAGTGTTGAGTTAACCGAACAAGCGCAAACGCAACAAGCAGAAGACAAAAATGGCGGCATGATTGGCGAAAGTTTGCCCATGCAAACCTTAATCACACAGATTCGTCAATTTGCCGATTCACCTTTTCCAGTATTGATTGAGGGTGAGTCGGGTTCAGGTAAAGAGCGCGTTGCAAGCAACTTTCATCGCTTTAGCAAACGTGCCAAACAACCGTATTTATCGATTAATTGTGCGGCAATTTCGCCCATGTTGGCTGAATCCATTTTATTTGGACATGCCAAAGGCGCTTTTACAGGCGCGGCAAATGCCAACACTGGCTATTTTGAAGATGTGAATGAAGGCACACTTTTCTTAGATGAAATTGGTGAATTGCCGCTTGAGATGCAGGCAAAACTATTGCGCGTGCTGGAAAATGGTGAATATACGCGTGTGGGCGAAACGCAAGTGCGCAAAAGTAAAGCACGAGTAGTCGCGGCAACCAATAGAGATCTACGTGCTGAAGTGCGTGCAGGCAATTTCAGATCGGACTTATATCATCGCTTAAGTGTTTTTGCCGTCAAAGTCCCACCGTTGCGCGATTTGGCAGAAGATAGTTTGATTTTGTTGCAGCATTTCAATGATTTTTATGCACGCGAAACAGGTCAGCAATCATTTAAACTAGACGCAAAAGCGCAATCACGTTGGCTCACCTATCATTTCCCAGGCAATGTGCGCGAGCTGCGCAATATCATTATCCGTTTGATTGCAAAGTACGCTGGTCAAACGGTTAATGAGGTACAGCTTTCTGCGGAATTGGATTTATCGCGCCAAAATGAGATTGATGGCGTGCCAACCATTAGCAATAGTGGCGATTTATCGGGTTATGCGCTGCAACATTTGCAAAATGAAGCGAATGTTAATTTAGACCAAGTTTTAAAATCTTGGGAAAAAGCTTATGTAGAAGCCGCGATGAAGATCACGCATGGCAACTTGAGCCAAGCAGCCAAAATGTTGGGGATTAATCGAACGACGCTATATAGCCGTATTCAATTACAAGAAGAAAAATGA
- the folD gene encoding bifunctional methylenetetrahydrofolate dehydrogenase/methenyltetrahydrofolate cyclohydrolase FolD: MTAQIINGKAIAEALLNDIKAKITTRLSNGKREPCLAVVLVGADPASHIYVRNKRLASEKAGVKSIVHELPATISEAELFALIDNLNKDKTIDGILVQSPLPAQISDEKIIERISVDKDVDGFHPYNIGRLAVRQPTLRSCTPFGVIKMLKASNINLMGLDAVIVGVSNHVGRPMALELLLAGCTTTSCHRHTKDLAENIKRADLIVAAAGKPGLIKGEWIKPGAIVVDIGINRLEDGSICGDVDFNAAKERASYITPVPGGVGPMTVATLMENTLLALELSEKRVNAY, encoded by the coding sequence ATGACAGCACAAATTATCAATGGTAAGGCGATTGCAGAAGCGTTGCTGAATGACATTAAAGCCAAAATTACCACTCGTTTGAGTAATGGCAAACGCGAGCCTTGTTTGGCAGTTGTGCTGGTGGGCGCCGATCCAGCTTCGCATATTTACGTGCGTAACAAACGTTTAGCCAGTGAAAAAGCGGGCGTTAAATCCATTGTGCATGAATTGCCTGCAACAATTAGTGAGGCTGAATTATTTGCCTTAATAGATAACCTTAACAAAGATAAAACGATTGACGGTATTTTGGTGCAATCACCATTACCAGCGCAAATATCCGATGAAAAAATTATAGAACGCATTAGCGTAGATAAAGATGTGGATGGCTTTCATCCTTACAACATTGGCCGTTTGGCCGTGCGGCAGCCCACACTGCGCTCCTGTACACCTTTTGGCGTCATTAAAATGTTAAAAGCCAGCAACATTAATTTAATGGGCTTAGATGCGGTTATTGTGGGCGTTTCTAACCATGTAGGGCGGCCAATGGCATTAGAGTTGTTATTAGCCGGCTGCACAACTACCAGCTGCCACCGCCACACTAAAGACTTGGCAGAAAATATCAAACGCGCAGATTTAATTGTCGCTGCTGCAGGCAAGCCAGGCCTAATTAAAGGTGAATGGATTAAACCTGGGGCGATTGTTGTTGATATTGGTATTAATCGACTTGAAGATGGTTCTATTTGTGGTGATGTGGATTTTAATGCGGCAAAAGAACGCGCCAGTTATATTACGCCTGTCCCTGGTGGGGTTGGGCCGATGACAGTAGCTACGTTAATGGAAAATACATTATTAGCTTTGGAGCTAAGCGAAAAGCGCGTTAATGCGTATTAA
- the dksA gene encoding RNA polymerase-binding protein DksA, whose amino-acid sequence MAETLTKTFTPYQPKPDEEYMNKNQLNHFRAILNNWKSDLSHDIDKTVHTMQDEVTMFADPNDRASQESDMALELRNRDRERKLIKKIDETLRNIDAGEYGYCEGCGVEIGLKRLEARPTATLCIDCKTLDEMRERQVAK is encoded by the coding sequence ATGGCAGAAACCCTTACTAAAACATTCACTCCTTATCAGCCAAAACCTGATGAGGAATACATGAATAAAAATCAACTGAATCATTTTCGGGCTATTTTAAATAACTGGAAATCTGATTTAAGTCACGATATCGACAAAACTGTGCACACGATGCAAGATGAAGTCACCATGTTTGCTGACCCGAATGACCGTGCCAGTCAAGAATCTGATATGGCTTTAGAGCTACGTAATCGCGACCGCGAACGTAAGTTAATTAAAAAAATCGATGAAACATTACGCAATATTGATGCGGGTGAATATGGTTATTGCGAAGGTTGTGGCGTAGAAATCGGTTTAAAACGTTTAGAAGCACGCCCTACTGCAACATTGTGCATTGATTGCAAAACATTGGACGAAATGCGCGAAAGACAAGTCGCTAAATAA